A genome region from Camelina sativa cultivar DH55 chromosome 10, Cs, whole genome shotgun sequence includes the following:
- the LOC104719861 gene encoding uncharacterized protein LOC104719861, with product MASLSCLSICGLSSSASPYTKPRLLSSSSPSPRPTLAYPLQNPNKLCRKVICKADFSQDAPLVTAIGACILSSFVFPVAKRVNDEEEEEEEENSAIVSTDLRLAAMGIISFIPYFNWLSWVFAWLDTGKSRYAVYALVYLLPYLSSNLSISPEDSWLPITSIVLGIIHVQLEASIANGDVETLRFFRDTSEDFSSKKRIHFDKHSKGKNRDDEN from the exons ATGGCGTCTCTGTCGTGTCTCTCGATTTGCGGACTTTCATCCTCCGCCTCTCCGTATACCAAGCCTCGGctactttcttcttcgtctccgtcGCCGCGCCCTACTTTAGCCTatcccttacaaaaccctaacaag CTATGTAGGAAGGTAATTTGCAAAGCGGATTTTTCACAGGACGCACCACTAGTAACAGCCATTGGTGCTTGTATCCTCAGTTCATTTGTTTTTCCAGTGGCGAAACGAGTCaacgatgaggaggaggaggaagaagaagagaactcaGCGATTGTTTCAACTGATTTGAGATTAGCTGCTATGGGAATCATCAGCTTCATCCCTTACTTCAATTGGCtg AGTTGGGTCTTTGCTTGGCTTGACACTGGGAAATCTCGTTATGCTGTATATGCTcttgtttatcttcttccttaCTTGAG TTCGAATCTGTCAATTTCTCCAGAAGATAGCTGGTTACCAATTACAAGCATTGTCTTGGGCATTATTCATGTTCAG CTTGAAGCAAGCATTGCAAATGGTGATGTTGAGACACTTCGATTCTTCAGAGACACATCTGAAGACTTTTCATCTAAGAAAAGAATCCATTTTGACAAACATTCCAAG GGTAAAAACCGTGACgatgaaaattaa
- the LOC104720713 gene encoding uncharacterized protein LOC104720713 → MAISGEGDKEEAVTPIPDGNKFVYQILNGPNEQCFDNFRMDKPVFYKLCDLFQTRGLLRHTNRIKIEEQLAIFLFIIGHNLRTRAVQELFCYSGETISRHFNNVLNAVIAISVDLFQSSPNSDTLEDDDDDPRFYPYFKDCVGVVDSFHIPVMVGVDEQGPFRNCNGLLTQNVLAASSFDLRFRYVLAGWEGSASDQQVLNAALSRRNKLQVPQGKYYIVDHKYSNLPGFIAPYHGVSTNSGEEEAKEMFNERHKLLHGAIRRTFGALKERFPILTSAPPYPLQTQVKLVIAACALHNYVRLEKPDDMVFRMFEEETMPEAGEDRGVAALEEGHEHGFPPDEVGDSLRLRDEIASNLWNNYVQNLSTF, encoded by the coding sequence ATGGCGATCTCAGGCgaaggagacaaagaagaagctgtTACTCCAATCCCAGATGGTAACAAGTTCGTATACCAGATCCTCAATGGTCCAAACGAACAATGTTTTGATAATTTCCGAATGGATAAGCCTGTCTTCTATAAGCTCTGTGATCTCTTTCAGACCAGAGGCTTATTGCGTCACACTAACCGTATCAAGATCGAGGAACAGTTAGCAATCTTCTTGTTCATCATTGGTCATAATCTTCGAACTCGAGCTGTTCAAGAACTCTTCTGTTACTCTGGTGAAACCATTAGCCGCCACTTCAACAATGTTTTGAATGCAGTTATTGCAATCTCCGTTGATTTGTTTCAATCCAGTCCCAATTCTGATACCctagaggatgatgatgatgatcctagATTCTATCCTTATTTCAAAGACTGTGTTGGTGTTGTTGATAGCTTTCATATACCTGTAATGGTTGGAGTCGACGAGCAAGGTCCGTTTCGGAACTGCAATGGACTTCTTACTCAGAACGTTCTTGCAGCTTCTTCCTTCGATCTTAGGTTCCGTTACGTGTTAGCTGGCTGGGAAGGTTCAGCTTCTGATCAACAAGTTCTCAATGCAGCTTTGTCTCGGCGTAACAAGTTACAAGTCCCTCAAGGCAAATACTACATTGTAGATCACAAGTACTCGAATCTTCCTGGCTTTATCGCGCCGTATCACGGTGTTTCAACCAActcaggagaagaagaagcaaaggaaatGTTCAATGAGCGACACAAGTTGTTGCACGGAGCTATTCGCCGGACTTTTGGAGCTTTGAAAGAACGGTTTCCCATTCTGACATCAGCTCCACCGTATCCTCTGCAAACACAAGTGAAGCTGGTGATTGCTGCTTGTGCATTGCACAACTACGTCCGCTTGGAGAAACCAGATGACATGGTGTTTAGAATGTTTGAAGAAGAGACTATGCCGGAAGCAGGAGAAGATAGAGGAGTGGCGGCTTTAGAAGAGGGGCATGAACATGGGTTTCCACCAGACGAAGTTGGAGATAGTTTAAGGCTAAGAGATGAGATCGCATCTAATCTCTGGAACAATTATGTGCAAAATCTGTCTACCTTTTAA
- the LOC104719862 gene encoding UPF0160 protein, with translation MFPVTKGLIRNLSLFQLRLPPLVAAMAPSSVVRVYSTATSPSPSELSVKKVGTHNGSFHCDEALGCFMIRLVDKFSGADIVRSRDPKILAELDAVLDVGGVYDPEHDRYDHHQKGFEEVFGHGFNTKLSSAGLVYKHFGKEIIAKELNVDQDHPDVLRLFLAVYKSFMEAIDAVDNGINRYDTDQPPRYVNNTHLSPRVGRLNLDWIDPDQSQEKENEAFQRAMALAGKEFLESVQFHARSWLPARSIVIQCLEERFKTDPSGEIMILNKFCPWKLHLFELEQEMKIEPLIKYVIYQDERAKQWRVQAVAVAPDRFENRKPLPEKWRGLRDEELSKAAEIPGCVFVHMSGFIGGNQSYDGALSMARTALTL, from the exons ATGTTTCCGGTAACGAAAGGTTTAATCAGAAACTTGTCCTTGTTCCAACTTCGTCTTCCTCCTCTCGTAGCAGCAATGGCTCCTTCAAGCGTCGTTAGGGTTTACTCCACTGCTACCTCCCCTTCTCCTTCAGAGCTTTCCGTCAAGAAAGTTGGTACTCATAATGGAAGCTTTCACTGCGACGAAGCTCTCGGGTGCTTCATGATTCGCCTCGTCGATAAATTCTCCGGCGCTGATATCGTCCGTTCTCGTGACCCTAAG ATATTGGCAGAACTTGATGCAGTGCTTGATGTTGGAGGTGTTTATGATCCGGAGCATGACCGTTATGATCATCACCAGAAAGGTTTTGAAGAAGTGTTTGGACATGGCTTCAACACTAAGCTCAGTAGTGCTGGTCTTGTTTACAAG CATTTTGGTAAGGAGATCATAGCTAAGGAGCTTAATGTTGATCAAGACCACCCTGATGTTCTTCGGTTGTTTTTAGCTGTCTACAAGAGCTTCATGGAG GCAATTGATGCTGTGGACAACGGAATAAATCGGTATGATACAGATCAGCCTCCACGATATGTGAACAACACACATCTCTCCCCAAGAGTTGGAAGATTAAATCTGGATTGGATTGACCCTGACCAGtcacaagagaaagagaatgaagCTTTCCAGCGTGCAATGGCTCTAGCGGGAAAAGAGTTCCTCGAA AGTGTCCAGTTTCATGCAAGATCATGGTTACCGGCTCGATCAATTGTGATTCAGTGCCTTGAAGAAAGATTCAAGACAGACCCCAGTGGTGAGATCATGATATTGAATAAATTCTGCCCT TGGAAGCTTCATTTGTTCGAGCTTGAGCAAGAAATGAAGATTGAGCCTCTCATCAAATACGTCATCTACCAG gacgAACGAGCAAAGCAGTGGAGAGTTCAAGCAGTGGCGGTTGCACCAGACAGGTTTGAGAACCGGAAGCCTCTCCCTGAGAAATGGAGAGGCCTTAGGGATGAAGAACTCTCTAAAGCAGCTGAGATTCCCGGTTGTGTCTTCGTCCACATGAGTGGCTTTATCGGCGGAAACCAATCCTACGACGGCGCTTTATCCATGGCCCGAACCGCCCTCACTCTCTGA
- the LOC104719867 gene encoding uncharacterized protein LOC104719867 gives MCDQIPSISRFSCYSFSEISTQSNVGDVFFDIIGEVVGMSQITEKDCSGQKSKMLDIQLKDLSDTIMECTLWGNHVEDVYTYVTKKTAGPIILLGSLMRIKKFNGKVSVQNSRFSTKFFLDGDLSEIAEFKKQ, from the exons ATGTGTGATCAGATCCCAAGTATATCTCGCTTCAGCTGTTATTCTTTCTCAGAGATTTCAACTCAATCCAATGTGGGTGACGTATTCTTCG ATATTATTGGAGAAGTTGTTGGTATGAGTCAGATTACTGAGAAAGATTGTTCTGGACAGAAGTCAAAGATGTTGGATATTCAGCTAAAAGATCTAAG TGACACTATCATGGAGTGTACTTTATGGGGGAATCACGTTGAAGATGTATATACTTATGTTACCAAAAAAACTGCAGGTCCTATAATATTACTTGGGAGTCTTATGAGGATCAAAAAATTTAATG gtaAAGTATCTGTTCAAAATTCTAGATTCTCTACAAAGTTTTTTCTTGATGGAGACCTATCTGAGATTGCTGAATTTAAAAAGCAGTAa
- the LOC104719865 gene encoding WD repeat-containing protein 44-like produces MMGTRGNEEEEDLFSDAREEVSSVSDCNSEVAADDFVQATGDLHLWTMNPESVDNRRQKFFQSMGFSFKKRNFDLDLDLDLDRLGDSCSDHVPVSKQLNSVFETNNEEEDEEEEEKLLRNESISSRSSVSSVSSLSTSSLAEAFSFRGSFQNRAKNIDDQILLTRDYSSNSSSIAEGLSESGSSRSGSYGDFQNSPMSRYEDSPKKGGAKGWLKKLGVLTHILDKNEDYTDGESMGSSVRRQLTRVQSFKKQFKELSSLCIGQEFSAHDGSVVVMKFSHDGKYLASAGEDCVVRVWNITEDERRDNEFEVVESDSSSSCVYFGMNDKSQIEPLKTETDKVEKSSRGLLRKKSESTCAVLPSKVFSISETPQHEFQGHKGEILDLSWSEKGFLLSSSVDETVRLWRVGSSDECIRVFSHKSFVTCVAFNPVDDNYFISGSIDGKVRIWDVSRFRVVDYTDIREIVTALCYRPDAKGAVVGSMTGECRFYHTIDNQLQLDREISLHGKKKAPSKRITGFQFFPGDSDKLMVTSADSQIRIICGVDTICKLKKASSLGTTLTSPTFASFTSDGKHIVSTIEDSGIHVWDYSQPNKKASSQKPKTIRSYEGFLSHNVSVAIPWLGQQGKEDNFIADLEKTFAHFPAPMDYLSPNKGGTTWPEEKLGVVVAGAAAAAVSATVSSRSKLRLLRSVCQNVNTSSPHLWGLVIVTATWDGRIRVFHNYGLPIRV; encoded by the exons ATGATGGGTACCCGAGGgaacgaggaagaggaagacttGTTCTCTGATGCTCGTGAAGAGGTTTCATCTGTTTCTGATTGTAACTCTGAAGTCGCCGCCGATGATTTTGTTCAAGCAACTGGCGATTTACATCTCTGGACTATGAATCCTGAGAGTGTTGACAACCGTCGCCAAAAGTTTTTTCAATCTATGGgttttagtttcaaaaaaagaaactttgacCTCGATCTTGATCTTGACCTTGATCGTCTGGGAGATTCTTGTTCCGACCATGTCCCAGTTTCGAAACAGTTAAACTCTGTGTTTGAAACTAATAAcgaagaggaggatgaggaggaggaggagaagttgCTGAGGAATGAATCTATATCCTCTagatcctctgtttcctctgtttcatcattGTCCACATCTTCTTTGGCTGAGGCATTTAGTTTCAGAGGTTCGTTTCAGAATCGTGCCAAGAACATTGATGATCAGATTTTGCTGACGAGAGATTATTCCAGCAACAGTAGTAGCATTGCTGAGGGATTGAGTGAATCTGGTTCGAGTAGGTCTGGTAGCTATGGAGATTTTCAGAACTCTCCCATGAGTCGTTATGAAGATTCGCCTAAGAAGGGAGGAGCTAAAGGTTGGTTAAAGAAGTTAGGTGTGTTAACTCATATTCTCGACAAAAATGAAGACTACACTGATGGTGAGTCAATGGGATCATCGGTACGGAGGCAACTAACTCGAGTTCAGTCTTTTAAAAAGCAGTTCAAGGAGCTTTCGTCTCTTTGCATCGGACAAGAGTTCTCTGCGCATGACGGATCCGTTGTGGTGATGAAGTTTTCACATGATGGGAAGTATTTAGCTAGTGCTGGCGAAGACTGTGTTGTGCGAGTGTGGAACATAACTGAAGACGAGAGAAGAGACAACGAGTTTGAAGTGGTGGAGTCTGACTCAAGCTCTAGTTGTGTCTACTTTGGAATGAATGACAAGTCTCAGATTGAGCCTCTCAAGACTGAGACTGACAAGGTTGAAAAGAGCAGCAGAGGGTTGTTGAGGAAGAAGTCAGAATCGACTTGCGCTGTGTTGCCCTCAAAAGTCTTCAGTATATCTGAAACCCCTCAGCACGAGTTCCAAGGACATAAGGGTGAAATCTTGGATCTTTCTTGGTCGGAGAAAGGG TTTCTACTGTCATCTTCAGTGGACGAGACTGTTCGATTGTGGCGAGTTGGTTCTTCTGATGAATGCATCAGAGTTTTCTCTCATAAGAGCTTTG TGACTTGTGTGGCATTCAATCCTGTGGATGACAATTACTTTATAAGTGGATCGATTGATGGAAAAGTCCGAATATGGGATGTGTCCCGTTTCCGAGTTGTTGACTACACAGATATAAGAGAGATCGTTACAGCTTTGTGCTACCGACCTGATGCTAAGGGTGCGGTAGTAGGTTCTATGACTGGAGAATGTCGCTTTTACCATACAATTG ATAACCAGCTGCAACTGGACAGAGAGATCAGTTTACATGGGAAGAAGAAGGCTCCTAGCAAAAGAATAActggttttcagttttttccTGGTGATTCGGACAAACTGATGGTTACTTCTGCTGATTCTCAAATCCGAATAATCTGCGGGGTGGATACAATCTGCAAGCTTAAGAAAG cTTCAAGTCTTGGAACAACACTGACGAGTCCAACATTTGCTTCATTCACATCTGATGGGAAACACATTGTCTCAACAATAGAAGACTCAGGCATTCATGTTTGGGACTACTCTCAACCCAACAAGAAGGCTTCTTCTcagaaaccaaaaaccattAGATCTTACGAGGGGTTTCTCTCTCACAATGTGTCTGTGGCTATACCTTGGCTAGGCCAGCAGGGGAAGGAAGACAATTTCATAGCAGATTTGGAAAAAACGTTTGCTCACTTCCCGGCTCCCATGGACTATTTATCTCCAAACAAAGGAGGAACAACGTGGCCAGAAGAGAAGCTTGGAGTAGTAGTAGCAGGTGCGGCTGCAGCAGCGGTTTCAGCTACAGTCAGCAGTAGATCCAAGTTGAGGCTCTTAAGGAGTGTATGCCAGAACGTTAATACCTCTTCGCCTCACCTGTGGGGGCTTGTTATTGTGACAGCAACTTGGGACGGTAGGATCAGAGTGTTCCATAACTACGGTTTACCAATTCGGGTCTAA
- the LOC104720714 gene encoding serine/threonine-protein kinase WNK8-like — protein sequence MEEADFAEKDPSGRYIRVXRYKAFDEVDGIEVAWNLVSIEDVMQMPGQLERLYSEVHLLKALKHDNIIKLFYSWVDEKSKTINMITELFTSGSLRLYRKKHRKVDPRAIKNWARQILKGLNYLHSETPPVIHRDLKCDNIFVNGNTGEVKIGDLGLATVLQQPTARSVIGTPEFMAPELYEEEYNELVDIYSFGMCMLEMVTCEYPYNECRNQAQIYKKVTSGIKPQSLNKVDDPQVRQFIEKCLLPASSRPTALDLSKDSFLARDGCKDSALLASSSTASKPVRPPQHEHLPMDVDHNENRSVSSGSSRKSNEDYSWCQTIELQRFAEDKEFRLRGERSDDVTAAMLLRIAGSSGKCRIVHFAFYLHSDTAKAIAEEMVEELHLTSEEVVVIADMIDDLMMQLNSDRTSSHHNQNSP from the exons ATGGAAGAGGCTGATTTCGCCGAGAAAGATCCTTCTGGCCGTTACATCAGGGTACNCAGATATAAGGCGTTTGACGAAGTAGACGGGATTGAAGTTGCTTGGAACCTAGTTAGCATTGAGGATGTAATGCAGATGCCTGGTCAACTTGAAAGGCTCTATTCTGAAGTTCATCTACTAAAAGCTCTAAAACATGACAACATCATCAAACTCTTCTACTCTTGGGTTGACGAAAAGAGCAAGACTATTAACATGATCACTGAGCTTTTCACCTCTGGTAGTCTCAGGCT ATACCGTAAGAAGCATAGGAAGGTCGATCCCAGGGCCATCAAGAACTGGGCAAGGCAGATTCTCAAAGGCTTGAACTATTTGCATTCTGAGACTCCTCCTGTTATTCACCGCGATCTTAAGTGTGACAATATATTTGTCAATGGAAATACTGGAGAGGTCAAAATTGGAGATCTCGGACTCGCAACTGTTCTGCAGCAACCCACTGCACGAAGTGTGATAG GTACTCCTGAATTCATGGCTCCTGAGCTGTATGAAGAGGAATACAATGAGCTTGTGGACATCTATTCTTTTGGCATGTGTATGTTGGAGATGGTAACCTGTGAATATCCATACAACGAGTGCAGAAACCAGgctcaaatttataaaaaggtCACCTCG GGTATAAAGCCTCAATCTCTCAACAAAGTTGATGATCCTCAAGTTAGGCAATTTATAGAGAAATGTCTTCTTCCTGCCTCTTCAAGACCAACTGCTCTAGATCTCTCGAAGGACTCGTTCCTTGCAAGAGATGGGTGCAAGGACTCTGCTCTTCTTGCTTCATCAAGCACAGCATCTAAACCTGTGAGACCACCACAGCATGAACATCTTCCCATGGATGTGGATCATAACGAGAATAGAAGTGTCTCCAGTGGCTCCTCTCGTAAAAGCAATGAAGACTACTCATGGTGCCAAACGATTGAACTTCAGAGGTTTGCAGAGGATAAAGAGTTCAGGTTGAGAGGAGAGAGGAGTGATGATGTCACGGCAGCAATGCTTCTGCGTATTGCTGGCTCATCTG GTAAATGTAGAATCGTACACTTTGCATTCTATCTGCACTCAGACACAGCTAAGGCAATCGCTGAGGAAATGGTTGAGGAGCTGCATCTAACAAGCGAAGAAGTTGTTGTGATTGCTGACATGATAGATGACTTGATGATGCAACTTAACTCTGACCGAACCTCGTCGCATCATAATCAAAACTCTCCA
- the LOC104719866 gene encoding uncharacterized protein LOC104719866 isoform X2 has translation MDIAVRFLAGDAISWWQQFEGGRSVKTWIEFENVFRTRYLPPEARDSIELQFFKLVQGSKSVREYGSEFRRLLCFLLEDYDKEQADIRRFIRGLRPDIRTYLLGAEFQRLADVVEKSILIEESIQEEQAENFAFGSKAVHPSSSTDHAGTSRKKKKCTACRGHHFGPCTSAKVCYNCGNPGHIARNCKNVKDPVTPPTKRQALIAMDAPASSFRSRESEYDLV, from the coding sequence ATGGATATTGCTGTGCGTTTCTTGGCTGGGGATGCTATTTCCTGGTGGCAACAATTTGAGGGTGGGAGAAGCGTCAAGACATGGATAGAGTTTGAAAATGTATTCAGGACACGGTATCTTCCACCGGAGGCTAGGGACTCCATTGAGCTGCAGTTCTTTAAGCTAGTACAAGGGAGTAAGTCCGTTAGGGAGTATGGCTCGGAGTTTCGCaggcttttatgttttcttctagAAGATTATGACAAGGAGCAAGCTGATATTCGTAGGTTTATAAGGGGACTGAGACCCGACATCCGGACATATCTACTCGGTGCAGAGTTTCAACGGCTAGCAGATGTTGTCGAAAAATCTATTCTGATAGAAGAAAGCATTCAAGAGGAGCAGGCTGAAAACTTCGCTTTTGGAAGTAAGGCAGTACATCCATCATCAAGCACTGACCATGCAGGCACctctagaaagaaaaagaagtgtaCAGCTTGCCGGGGACACCATTTTGGACCATGTACATCCGCTAAAGTTTGCTACAACTGTGGTAATCCAGGTCATATTGCCCGAAACTGCAAGAATGTCAAGGACCCGGTAACGCCTCCCACAAAGCGTCAAGCACTCATTGCAATGGATGCTCCCGCTTCTTCTTTCCGATCACGGGAAAGCGAGTATGATCTTGTGTGA
- the LOC104719866 gene encoding uncharacterized protein LOC104719866 isoform X1, whose translation MRNMNTPFFSGGANPSDAYDWIKRLKRNFNTCECPLEFKMDIAVRFLAGDAISWWQQFEGGRSVKTWIEFENVFRTRYLPPEARDSIELQFFKLVQGSKSVREYGSEFRRLLCFLLEDYDKEQADIRRFIRGLRPDIRTYLLGAEFQRLADVVEKSILIEESIQEEQAENFAFGSKAVHPSSSTDHAGTSRKKKKCTACRGHHFGPCTSAKVCYNCGNPGHIARNCKNVKDPVTPPTKRQALIAMDAPASSFRSRESEYDLV comes from the coding sequence ATGAGGAATATGAATACTCCGTTTTTCTCAGGAGGCGCAAATCCCTCGGATGCTTATGATTGGATTAAGCGTTTGAAAAGGAACTTCAACACCTGTGAGTGTCCCCTAGAGTTTAAGATGGATATTGCTGTGCGTTTCTTGGCTGGGGATGCTATTTCCTGGTGGCAACAATTTGAGGGTGGGAGAAGCGTCAAGACATGGATAGAGTTTGAAAATGTATTCAGGACACGGTATCTTCCACCGGAGGCTAGGGACTCCATTGAGCTGCAGTTCTTTAAGCTAGTACAAGGGAGTAAGTCCGTTAGGGAGTATGGCTCGGAGTTTCGCaggcttttatgttttcttctagAAGATTATGACAAGGAGCAAGCTGATATTCGTAGGTTTATAAGGGGACTGAGACCCGACATCCGGACATATCTACTCGGTGCAGAGTTTCAACGGCTAGCAGATGTTGTCGAAAAATCTATTCTGATAGAAGAAAGCATTCAAGAGGAGCAGGCTGAAAACTTCGCTTTTGGAAGTAAGGCAGTACATCCATCATCAAGCACTGACCATGCAGGCACctctagaaagaaaaagaagtgtaCAGCTTGCCGGGGACACCATTTTGGACCATGTACATCCGCTAAAGTTTGCTACAACTGTGGTAATCCAGGTCATATTGCCCGAAACTGCAAGAATGTCAAGGACCCGGTAACGCCTCCCACAAAGCGTCAAGCACTCATTGCAATGGATGCTCCCGCTTCTTCTTTCCGATCACGGGAAAGCGAGTATGATCTTGTGTGA
- the LOC104719864 gene encoding ORM1-like protein 3 has protein sequence MYVRALPTTDVNRNTEWFTYPGVWTTYILILFFSWLLVLSVFHCSPGIAWTIVHLAHFTVTYHSFHWKKGTPFGDDQGVYNRLTWWEQIDNGKQLTRNRKFLTVVPVVLYLIASHTTDYQHPMLFLNTLAVFVMVVAKFPHMHKVRIFGINGDQ, from the exons ATGTACGTTAGAGCACTTCCGACGACGGATGTGAATCGGAACACGGAGTGGTTCACGTATCCTGGTGTTTGGACTACTTATattctcatcctcttcttctcttggctCCTCGTTCTCTCCGTCTTCCATTGTTCTCCTGGCATCGCTTGGACCATCGTTCACCTCGCTCATTTCACC GTCACGTATCATTCGTTCCATTGGAAGAAGGGAACACCGTTTGGAGATGATCAAGGAGTCTATAATAGGTTGACTTGGTGGGAACAGATTGATAATGGCAAGCAGCTTACACGTAATCGCAAGTTTCTCACCGTTGTTCCTGTTGTCTT GTACTTGATAGCCTCTCACACAACAGACTATCAGCACCCGATGCTCTTTCTCAACACACTGGCCGTATTTGTCATGGTGGTCGCAAAATTCCCACACATGCACAAGGTCCGCATATTTGGAATCAATGGAGACCAATGA